A portion of the Stigmatella aurantiaca DW4/3-1 genome contains these proteins:
- the pdeM gene encoding ligase-associated DNA damage response endonuclease PdeM: MATRRCQVRVSGTPVELLPERGLYWPEGGLLAVSDLHWGKPESFQQLGIPLPLGVLEDDLARLSQALRTTGARRLLLVGDLIHSRAGVTPALVERIARWRALHDVEMVLIRGNHDRHLPALPAPWRLEVRDEHLDEGPFRFAHHPEPTPGRYLWAGHLHPVVRLSSGADRLRLPCFHVGPALGILPAFSAFTGGMNVSRRAGERIFAIAEETVVEV; encoded by the coding sequence ATGGCAACGCGACGATGCCAGGTCCGCGTGAGCGGCACGCCGGTGGAGCTGCTCCCCGAGCGAGGCCTGTACTGGCCCGAGGGGGGGCTGCTCGCGGTGTCGGACCTGCACTGGGGCAAGCCCGAGAGCTTCCAGCAACTCGGCATCCCGCTGCCCCTGGGGGTGCTGGAGGATGACCTGGCGCGCCTGTCCCAGGCCCTGCGGACCACGGGCGCCCGCCGGCTGCTGCTCGTGGGAGACCTCATCCACTCCCGGGCAGGGGTGACCCCGGCCCTCGTGGAGCGCATCGCCCGGTGGCGCGCCCTCCACGACGTGGAGATGGTGCTCATCCGGGGCAACCACGACCGGCACCTCCCGGCCCTGCCCGCCCCCTGGCGCCTGGAGGTCCGGGACGAGCACCTGGACGAGGGCCCCTTCCGCTTCGCCCACCACCCCGAGCCCACCCCCGGACGCTACCTCTGGGCGGGGCACCTCCACCCGGTGGTCCGGCTGTCCTCCGGGGCGGACCGGCTGCGCCTGCCGTGCTTCCACGTGGGCCCGGCGCTGGGCATACTTCCTGCTTTCAGCGCCTTCACCGGCGGCATGAATGTGTCCCGGCGGGCCGGGGAGCGCATCTTCGCCATCGCGGAAGAGACCGTGGTGGAGGTATAG
- a CDS encoding HNH endonuclease, translating into MSAAKRRCVLDIIATDSTFERTLFRDHEVWLGKCLHCNAHLMVSLQGEPISRATIEHIIPRTHGGTDALENLGLACARCNQGKGSRHDPRYLKDARAQELVARLQARRRERWRDPDAG; encoded by the coding sequence ATGAGCGCCGCCAAGCGCCGCTGCGTCCTGGACATCATCGCCACCGACAGCACCTTCGAGCGCACCCTCTTCCGGGATCACGAGGTGTGGCTGGGCAAGTGCTTGCATTGCAATGCCCACCTGATGGTCAGCCTCCAGGGCGAGCCGATCAGCCGCGCCACCATCGAGCACATCATCCCCCGGACCCACGGCGGCACCGACGCGCTGGAGAACCTGGGCCTGGCCTGTGCCCGCTGTAACCAGGGCAAGGGCAGCCGCCACGACCCACGCTACCTCAAGGACGCCCGGGCGCAGGAGCTGGTGGCGCGCCTCCAGGCCCGGCGCCGGGAACGTTGGCGCGATCCAGACGCAGGTTGA
- a CDS encoding cytochrome c3 family protein, with amino-acid sequence MSGPLFPRWTNTVSRLSVAGLLAVPAISIGGLLAYARSPHVTNQNQPIEQPIEFDHRHHAGDEQIDCRYCHWTVENAPSAGIPSTTVCMSCHAQIWNKSPYLTEVRKAFFADQPIPWVRVHNLPDFVYFNHSIHVNKGVGCATCHGRVDQMAAIEQASTLTMAWCLDCHRNPQPHLRPAEYITSMTWTPPADPKEAAALGETLAKEYEVHSRTSCSTCHR; translated from the coding sequence ATGAGCGGCCCTCTCTTCCCTCGCTGGACGAACACGGTGTCGCGGCTGTCCGTCGCGGGCCTCCTTGCCGTCCCCGCCATCTCCATCGGCGGACTCTTGGCCTACGCGCGGTCTCCGCACGTGACCAACCAGAATCAACCCATCGAACAGCCGATCGAGTTCGACCACCGCCACCACGCGGGGGACGAACAGATTGACTGCCGGTACTGCCACTGGACGGTGGAGAATGCGCCCTCGGCGGGCATCCCCTCCACCACCGTGTGCATGTCCTGCCACGCGCAGATCTGGAACAAGAGCCCGTACCTCACCGAGGTGCGCAAGGCCTTCTTCGCGGACCAGCCCATTCCCTGGGTCCGCGTCCACAACCTGCCGGACTTCGTCTACTTCAACCACTCCATCCACGTGAACAAGGGCGTGGGGTGCGCCACCTGTCACGGCCGCGTGGACCAGATGGCGGCCATCGAGCAGGCCTCCACCCTGACGATGGCCTGGTGCCTGGACTGCCACCGCAACCCGCAGCCGCACCTGCGGCCGGCCGAGTACATCACCAGCATGACCTGGACCCCGCCCGCGGACCCGAAAGAGGCGGCCGCCCTCGGTGAGACGCTGGCGAAGGAATACGAAGTTCACTCGCGGACGAGCTGCTCCACATGCCACCGATGA